The genomic region ACTCTCGACCTCCGTAGCGTTCGATAGCGGCCCAGCAGGGATAGGCCGGACACCTGCGAGGTCAGCAGTTAGCGCCACGACTCGCTCGCTGATCGTCGGGTCATCCGCGACCACCAGCGTATCTACATCGAGCGTGGCCTCTAGATCTGCCAGCCGGTCCGCTGCAAGGTTGTGGAACGCGCCGGCCACTGGAACAGATTCAGGGGCTCGCTCCGCGACAAACTCGGTAACGCTCCCCGTCGACGGCGGTCGGTAGTGGAGTCCATCCCCGTCGCCTTGCATCCCGACAGCGGGGCTGATGAGCAGTTGGTCCGAGAGCACGTCATCCGCAGTCAGTGCTTCAACCGTATCGCCGACGTGGTGTGGCGGAATAGCCAGGATAACCACGTCTGCACCGGCCGCAGCGCTACTGTTGTCTGTCCCGTTGATTCCAGTCTCGACGCCGTGCTCGGACAGTCGTTCTTCGTACGTGCTCGCTCGCTCGGTGGCTTTCGCAGCGTCCCGCGAGCCGATCGTAATCGTGTGGTCCGTGTCCGAGGCAAACCGCATTGCGAGCCCCTCACCGATGTCACCAGTACCGCCCAGTATTGCTAACTCCATGCGCTTGCATAACGCCCCTTGAAACAAGAAGGTTTGTCCTGTCACGCGAATCGCTGACTACCATCGTTGCTGCCGGCAGACGAGAGCCGAGCGCGTCAGCAATGTGAAGACCACCCAGTGCCAAACGCGAACGGTTATTCGACCCAGACTGTCTTTTTGTTGACGAACTCTTTGATTCCCATCTCCGAGAGTTCACGGCCGTAGCCGGCGTCTTTGATGCCGCCGAACGGGACCCGCGGATCTGATTTGGTCATCTCGTTGATGTAGACACAGCCCGCGGAGACCTCTCGTGCCAGCCGCTGGCCGCGTTCCCGGTCCGCAGTCCAGAGGCTCGCACCCAGCCCGAAACGGGTGTCGTTCGCGACTGCGATTGCTTCCTCTACATCGGCGACCTCGTAGACGGTCGCCACTGGGCCGAACGTCTCCTCGGTATCAGCGGGGCATCCTGAAGGAATGTCAGTCAGTACTGTCGGTGGGTAGAACGCACCGGCCCGGTCAAGCGGCTCGCCCCCAGTCAACAGCGTTGCACCGGCGTCGACGCTGGTCTGTACCTGGTCGTGGAGTTCGGCCATGAGGTCAGGGTCAGCCTGTGGACCGACATCAGTTTCGTCGGCCATCGGGTCGCCGACAGTGAGGTTTTCGAAGGCAGCGACGAGCCGCTCAACGTACTCCTCGTAGACGTCTGTGTGAACGATGAAGCGCTTGGCGGCAATGCACGATTGTCCGCCGTTGAGCGTCCGTGCTTGTACCCCAGTCTCAACGGCAGCGTCGAGGTCCGCGTCGTCGAGGACCATAAACGGGTCAGACCCACCGAGTTCCAGCACAGTCTTTTTCAGGTGTTTGCCGGCCGTTTCGGCGACGGCGCGCCCAGCGGGACCACTTCCGGTAAGCGTCGCCGCGCGAACGCGTTCGTCTGCGAGAACGCCGTCGACATCGCTGGAACCGACCAACAGCGTTTGGAATGCGCCTTCGGGATAGCCCGCTTCGGTAAACACCTCTTCGAGCGCGAGCGCACACCCGGGAA from Haloarcula hispanica ATCC 33960 harbors:
- the npdG gene encoding NADPH-dependent F420 reductase, with amino-acid sequence MELAILGGTGDIGEGLAMRFASDTDHTITIGSRDAAKATERASTYEERLSEHGVETGINGTDNSSAAAGADVVILAIPPHHVGDTVEALTADDVLSDQLLISPAVGMQGDGDGLHYRPPSTGSVTEFVAERAPESVPVAGAFHNLAADRLADLEATLDVDTLVVADDPTISERVVALTADLAGVRPIPAGPLSNATEVESLTPLLINIARYNEDMHDVGVSFT
- a CDS encoding NAD-dependent succinate-semialdehyde dehydrogenase, translated to MESVNPATGERLDVYDPDDDDTVERKLDRAAATFEEWRDVPLREREQLLVNAGEVLRENKQRYAELMTREMGKPITQAVAEVEKCAWACDHYAEYAHKYLSDEHHPSPPGTEVKTVHDPLGPVLAVMPWNYPFWQVVRFAAPYLTAGNVGLLKHASNVPGCALALEEVFTEAGYPEGAFQTLLVGSSDVDGVLADERVRAATLTGSGPAGRAVAETAGKHLKKTVLELGGSDPFMVLDDADLDAAVETGVQARTLNGGQSCIAAKRFIVHTDVYEEYVERLVAAFENLTVGDPMADETDVGPQADPDLMAELHDQVQTSVDAGATLLTGGEPLDRAGAFYPPTVLTDIPSGCPADTEETFGPVATVYEVADVEEAIAVANDTRFGLGASLWTADRERGQRLAREVSAGCVYINEMTKSDPRVPFGGIKDAGYGRELSEMGIKEFVNKKTVWVE